GATTTTTTCGATTTCGTCCACTCTTTCAACGATATAATCCGCACCGGCTTTTTCATGTTCCGCGCGGTCGCCGTAGCCGAACAGGACACCAAGCGAAGCAATGCCGATCTTTTTTGCACCAAGTACGTCATGTTCCCGGTCGCCGATCATGATCGTTTTTGTCAAATCGGTAATCTTACAGCTTTCGAGAGCATAGGCGATTACTTCGTCTTTCTTCACCCTTGTCCCGTCGAGATTGCTGCCTGCAATAAAGCTAAAGTACTGCGCAATCGCAAAATGCTCCAAGATTTGTTTGGCAAACACTTCCGGTTTCGTTGTCGCCACAAGCAACTGTCTGTGTTTTTCTTGCAGCGTTTTAAGCAGTTCTTCAATGCCGTCATAGATCACATTTTCAAAGATACCTTGAGCGCGGTAGTATTCGCGAAAATATTCCACCGCCTGATTCGCCTTCTCTTCTGAAAAACCATAATATTTTTCAAACGACTCCGCCAGCGGCGGCCCGATAAACTTAAACAGTTCGCTTCGCTCGCCGACTTCGATGCCGTATTTTTTCAGCGCATAGATAATGGAATTGCTTATGCCGAGCGCAGGGTCCGTCAGCGTGCCGTCAAGGTCGAACAATATGTATTCATAACGCATCTTCATTTCTCCCTCTCTGCTTTCCTATTTTCCTTTTTCTATTTCCGCGCTGCAGCGAAAATCTCCTACCCTACAGCACTTTCTTTGCCGGCTTTCGACTATTTCAGCACAATATCCAAATGACGCAGCAGCCCGACCGCCCCCGGCAACGTGAATACGGCTTTCTTGAGCGTATTGTTTTGCGAATGGATCTGATACCCTTCCGCATAGGAAAAATCGGCTTTTGTTAAATTGCAATGATGAAAGACCGTGCATTCAAACACAGCGCCGGTAAATTCACTACTCACCAGTTGCGTATCGATAAAATCATTTTCGATGAGTTTGCATTCGCGAAATGCCGTCTTATTTAAATTCAAATTTGAAAAATTACAGCTTTGCATCAGGCAACTGAGAAAGTCCACATTCAAAATAAAGGGATCACAAGCGCAAAATAAAATGCCAAGCAGTTTGCATTTATTAAACGTCACTTTAGCTAAGCGGCTATCGTTAAATTTAGCCATCGACAGGTTGCAGTCATTAAAACTGCAATTTTCAAAGACCGAATAAGAAAAATCCACCTGCGAAAAATCACAGGCATTGAATTCACAGTTTATAAATTCTTTTTTCGTTAACGACTTGTTGCCTTCCGTCAATTTTCCGTTGGCAATGACCAGATTTTCATACGTCGTATTTTCCATCGCACCGTTGCTCCTTTTATGCCAAATCGGCAGCGCCTCTTTTGTTCAGCATAACAAACTTTCGTTTTATTTTCAAAAGAGGATGGACGTGTGCAATAAACTTTTAAGCATACGCAGCCATTTTAAGAGTACAACAAGCAAAAAGCAGGCAAAGTTTCTCTAAGGAAACCTCGCCTGCTTTTTTCTCTTTTACATTTCTTCGCTCCACTTAAGCAATTTGTTGCAGTAAATAAACCTTGCTTAACCGGCCGCCGATTCGAGTTGCGTTTCCGCTTTCGGCGGCAGTTTGACCAGCGATACGACCAAGGCGGTGAAGACCAACGCCCCGCCCATGAAGACGAACGCAGCGTTGTAACCAGACATGCCGACCAGGTAGCCGATGATGATCGGCGACAAGATACCGCCGATGCTGCCACCTGCATTCATGACGCCGGTCGCCATGCCGACATGGCTGCGTTTGACCGATTCCATCGGC
The Azotosporobacter soli DNA segment above includes these coding regions:
- a CDS encoding pentapeptide repeat-containing protein encodes the protein MENTTYENLVIANGKLTEGNKSLTKKEFINCEFNACDFSQVDFSYSVFENCSFNDCNLSMAKFNDSRLAKVTFNKCKLLGILFCACDPFILNVDFLSCLMQSCNFSNLNLNKTAFRECKLIENDFIDTQLVSSEFTGAVFECTVFHHCNLTKADFSYAEGYQIHSQNNTLKKAVFTLPGAVGLLRHLDIVLK
- a CDS encoding HAD family hydrolase yields the protein MRYEYILFDLDGTLTDPALGISNSIIYALKKYGIEVGERSELFKFIGPPLAESFEKYYGFSEEKANQAVEYFREYYRAQGIFENVIYDGIEELLKTLQEKHRQLLVATTKPEVFAKQILEHFAIAQYFSFIAGSNLDGTRVKKDEVIAYALESCKITDLTKTIMIGDREHDVLGAKKIGIASLGVLFGYGDRAEHEKAGADYIVERVDEIEKIVCAE